The genomic DNA ataagtattatatagtaaaaaaaattatactaaataaattttgatacaCAGTTAAAATTTggttcaaaattatatatatatatatatatatatatatatttatatttatatttatatttatatttatatttatattataactcAAAGAATTTATAaccaattttatatttttatcctttcttctttcctttttaatattttttttttcaattttttttaatatacataaaataaaatagcctTTATAATATTTGACCTTTGATTAAATTTGATCATAGACTTCATTCGAAATCAAATTGACataagaaaatgattttaaattgattaaattttatcataGACATAGTTCAATCTAAAATCAAAATGACCCTTTCATTAAATTTGATCGTAGACTTAGTTCGGTCTAAATTTTCTCTATCTTAacctttatcttttttttcaattagtAATATAGGGATTTATTATTCCTTTTccatttcttttttcaaattctctccCTTATCACTTTTCTTAATCAAATCATAAACTTAATTCAAtctaaaatcaaattaacaattataaactaaaaaaatacataaaaatgttaattttcttaatcttTCTATATCTTCTATGGTGTAAATAtctaaattcatatatatatatatatatatatatatatatatatattaaattttgtatctaacaaattataattaattatacaattaattatttaaaaaaattattttatttcaaataacaaatataaataagtagaatatatatatatatatatatatatatatatatatatatttgtatttttagataaatatttttgtgcataaaaaatgaaatatatatatatatatatatataaatttatactttattattataataataataattatatataattaattagtttataattatatataattaaataataaagaaaatgttaaataaagagaaaaaaaagaaaaagagaaaatagagaTTATAAGCTTAAAATAATCTACAACagaaatgtataaataaaaaaaaatgtagatttttattgatataaaagaaaggaaaaatatctggattataaaaataattattattttctgtttAACCATTTGGAAATCTCTCTCTGTTACAACAACAGGGTACCGAATCAGTGTGGCTAGTCACTTTCATATGGTGAAAATGCTAATAATCACCATTACCTTTCTGGCAAATGGTCCGCCGTAGAATCAAAGCCTTCATTCCCATCCGTCAGCTTCTCCAACGccctcttctcttcttcttcttctaattccACGCCTTTCGCCGCCCTATTCCTCTCCGCCCTACCCTTGAGCGATTCCGTAAGCTCCGCAACCGCTCTCTCACTGTCCCGCCGGTTCTTAATCAACACCTCGCTCACATCCGCAGGCGTCATCTCGGCCTCCTCGATTACCTTCTCCAATTGTTTCACCACATCTTCGTCCAAATCCCCATCTTCATAACCAAGATAGTTCTTCAATAAAATCTTCAATGCCGAAAACGAACAGTAAGACATGAAGATATGCATGTCCATTCTTCCACTTCTCAACAACGCCGGATCCAGCTTCTCGATGTGATTCGTCGTGAAAACGAAAATCCTCTCACTTCCGCAGCACGACCAGAGTCCGTCGGTGAAGTTCAACAGCCCGGACAGAGTAATCGAGTTTCCTCCTCCATCGTTaccgccgccgccgccaccGAGAGGAAGCCCgccggaggaggaggaggaggagtgGTTACCTGATGATTTTGCACTCTTTCTATTGGTGAAATCAATCGAGCAATCGATATCCTCGATAACAATAATGGATTTAGAGCTCGTCTTCATGAGTAGCTTTCTTAGCTCCGAATTGGTGTGAACCTCTGTCAATTCAAGGTCGTATATGTCGTACCCTAGGTAATTCGCCATGGCAGCAATCATACTGGATTTACCAGTTCCCGGAGGACCATAGAGAAGGTATCCTCTCTTCCAGGCCCGTCCGGTTTTCTGATAAAACGATTGCCCCTTTGCAAAATCCTTGAGATCCGccattatttcttcttttttcttcgGATCCATGGCCAGCGTATCAAATGTGCtgggatgcttaaagggaacaGATTCCCACGGATGCCCTCTGGAATCAAGGGATCCGCCGCCCCCGCGGGAATTGGTGTAGAGAAATCTGTCTTGGTTTTTCCTCTTGATTTCGTTAGCTTTGTCGGTGATGTGATCGAGATAGGGGTTGAGAATGAGAGCCTTGTCTCTTTTCCGGATCCTGAGAGTGAATCCTCGTTTCTCATCAGGAACGTGCCGCCAGGAGAGCGTCTGTGACTGCCGCTGAATAACGACGTGTTCCCATTGAACCGGAACGCCTCTGAAGAAGTCGATTAGACGGTCGTTGTTGGATAGACCGAAGGTGAGCGATGATGAGTTGACGGCGCGAGTGAGACTGAGACGGCTGTTCCCGTTTGCGGTGGCGGAGGTGCTGAGGTAGAGTTGAGCCGCGTTGTAGAGCTCGTTCGTGTTGACGCCGTCGATCTCGGTTATGTCGTAATAGCAATAGGTTGAGCACCAGTTGAAGAGGCGGTTGATGTACTTTGACAAAGTAAAACGGAGCTCCGGCGGAATAACCGTTTGAAGCAGACTCTGACCGAAAGCCCAGACTCCCATCAAAGACGCCATTGAACCCCAGAATTCCTTCATTTTGTTGATGCCTTTACTGCTGGTTTCGTTGGCAATTGGGATTGAGGAGAGGAGCTAGCAGTCAAGTCAATTTGGGGTTTTAACAAGATTTGGACAATTTCTGTCTCTATTTATATagacttttatttatatatatatatatatatatatatatatatatatatatatatatatatatatataaaatgatgcttaatttttaaagtgtctgaattgtcgggtcgagagctgtggttaatttggatacttgggacGGATTATGggacaagtacaactttttaaccaactaggctataaagactttatattttaaatttaacaccaaatttgataaacgcgagacgttttaatattaatataagttcaatgttttaactaactaatctatatatatataatgatgcttaatttttaaagtgtccggattgccgggtcgagagctgtggttaatttggatacttgggtcagattgtgggttgacccgtttttaaatttaaaacggttaaaaattaaattaaaaatgctaaaggtatgtttcgaacttgtaacctaacaaaataagtacaactttttaaccaactaagctataaagactttatattttaaattcaacaccaaatttgataaacgcaggacgttttaatattaatataagttcaactttttaactaactaatatataatgatgttgagtaaatggataattgggtcgaattgtgggttgactcacccataaacttaaaacggttaaaaataaaataaaaaatattatccataatttttttttccaagtttttatattattactcatgGCCTAAAAGCTAGTTAAAGTAAAATTAGTTGGTCACTTCTTTATTTTCCTCTTTACAtaatttaggccttgtttggtgTTCAAATAACACAATCCCAAtcaattatcaattttattacattttttcaaccaaataactaaaaattttataattataaataaaaaatatacattaaatgTAAAgttaatatgattatttatctTCTTAAGCCATCATGGAATTGGGTTATTAtagtttaatcaaaataatttactattcaattaaatatttaatcatctaaattattaattaaaatattttatatttcttttatatatatatataattatacaattacttttttcttaaaaaaaaaaaaaaatcataaataatttgtttatcaaCAAGTTGTTTACAAAAGAAAATCTTACacgaaaaaaaaattcaatgtaAAAGAGTCTTATGTCAagcaaaatattaaaatagaaataggTGTTAGTTAATtgcattaaataattcaaatctcTAAATCATTTAATATTGCATTTTTTACAGAGTAATCTTGAAACTTTAAGAAATTCTTACCTAATCCATTTAATCATGATTAAACcttacaactttttttttccttttgttttaattaaagtaaaaatagataaacacaaatttattattttgttttttgtttttttcttcttggaTCTGCCAACTATTAGTCTCGCTTTTTACAAGTTAACATAtgtaattgataaataatagaaagacacaaatatattatattagattgaacatgaataaaataataatatattgttaactaataattaattatctctaAATATCTATGACAACAACGGGTTAAGctctaataaataattacaaaaactAAATAGAAGATAAGTCTATGGCATTtcagatttttatatttaaaaattgtctacaaaatatcagtcatttttgttattttctcCTCCGACTGCTTTTTCAAGCATGAGAAGGTATTGTAATCtcagaaaaaataatttttcgaaaaagtttgaggttcgagaaattttaacattgatttacgtgtcaaaaatctttttaatataaaatattattttaaaagaatattcctCGAAAATGATTCTCAGGTAATTCTTTCGTTAATTTGGGATGCCCATCTGTGAGGTGTTGTGTCATTTCTCAAGATATTCCACGTAGGCTTTATGGTCAATCGGTCTGTCTATGGAGATCACTTTTTCAGTATAAGGGGCATAGA from Impatiens glandulifera chromosome 9, dImpGla2.1, whole genome shotgun sequence includes the following:
- the LOC124916729 gene encoding AAA-ATPase At5g57480-like produces the protein MKEFWGSMASLMGVWAFGQSLLQTVIPPELRFTLSKYINRLFNWCSTYCYYDITEIDGVNTNELYNAAQLYLSTSATANGNSRLSLTRAVNSSSLTFGLSNNDRLIDFFRGVPVQWEHVVIQRQSQTLSWRHVPDEKRGFTLRIRKRDKALILNPYLDHITDKANEIKRKNQDRFLYTNSRGGGGSLDSRGHPWESVPFKHPSTFDTLAMDPKKKEEIMADLKDFAKGQSFYQKTGRAWKRGYLLYGPPGTGKSSMIAAMANYLGYDIYDLELTEVHTNSELRKLLMKTSSKSIIVIEDIDCSIDFTNRKSAKSSGNHSSSSSSGGLPLGGGGGGNDGGGNSITLSGLLNFTDGLWSCCGSERIFVFTTNHIEKLDPALLRSGRMDMHIFMSYCSFSALKILLKNYLGYEDGDLDEDVVKQLEKVIEEAEMTPADVSEVLIKNRRDSERAVAELTESLKGRAERNRAAKGVELEEEEEKRALEKLTDGNEGFDSTADHLPER